A stretch of the Microcella sp. genome encodes the following:
- a CDS encoding ArsR/SmtB family transcription factor: protein METLFLLAHPLRWRLIEVLASGEHTSGQLADAVQFERGVGREAISKHLTRLARAGLVTTRVDMNHRIYRLSPRVIGALAALVEHLQLLREPAKYDDLDADGEGADIGMERPPTWEEEGEEGCWCIRKSRESGAVWPKHYSMYTLEV from the coding sequence ATGGAAACTCTCTTCCTTCTGGCTCATCCGTTGCGGTGGCGACTCATCGAAGTGCTAGCGAGCGGCGAGCACACCTCTGGGCAGCTTGCCGATGCGGTTCAGTTCGAGCGCGGCGTCGGTCGTGAGGCCATCTCGAAGCACCTCACCCGCCTGGCGAGAGCGGGGCTCGTGACCACTCGCGTCGACATGAATCACCGCATCTACCGACTCAGCCCCCGCGTGATCGGCGCTCTCGCCGCACTCGTCGAGCACCTGCAGTTGCTCCGCGAACCAGCGAAGTACGACGACCTCGACGCCGACGGCGAGGGTGCTGACATCGGGATGGAGCGGCCGCCCACCTGGGAGGAGGAGGGCGAGGAAGGGTGCTGGTGTATACGCAAATCGCGTGAATCCGGTGCGGTCTGGCCAAAGCACTACTCAATGTATACATTAGAGGTATGA